From Arcticibacter tournemirensis, one genomic window encodes:
- a CDS encoding vWA domain-containing protein, with amino-acid sequence MRGYSFSKYIANELPKGGFDELLKLFMELLNYTSGDANEALSWMNELDKQYNITNDTYGMGDFIDDLKKKGYIDNDAQNPGNFIITAKSEQSIRKSALEEIFGKLKKSGKGSHTTSLSGLGEEKNADRREFEFGDSSDQIDMTASIHNAQINHGISDFTMTERDLEVEEKDYKTLTSTVLMIDISHSMILYGEDRITPAKKVAMALAELIKTKYPKDTLDIVVFGNDAWSITLKDLPYLQVGPYHTNTYAGLELATDILRRRKTTNKQIFMITDGKPTCLKEGARYYKNSIGLDRKVVNKTLNMAAQCKRLRIPITTFMIARDPYLQQFVRKFTEINGGKAFYSSLKGLGEYIFEDYIRNRRRTVR; translated from the coding sequence ATGCGGGGCTACTCTTTTTCTAAATACATTGCCAATGAGCTTCCTAAAGGGGGATTTGATGAGTTATTAAAGCTGTTCATGGAACTGCTTAACTATACATCGGGAGATGCAAACGAAGCGCTTTCATGGATGAATGAACTCGACAAGCAGTATAATATCACGAATGACACCTATGGTATGGGCGACTTTATTGACGACCTTAAAAAGAAGGGGTATATAGACAATGACGCCCAGAATCCAGGCAACTTTATAATTACTGCTAAATCGGAGCAAAGTATTCGCAAATCAGCGTTGGAAGAGATATTCGGGAAACTGAAAAAGTCGGGCAAGGGAAGTCATACTACCAGTCTATCGGGTTTAGGTGAAGAGAAAAACGCCGACAGGCGGGAATTTGAATTTGGAGATAGTTCAGATCAGATAGACATGACCGCCTCTATCCACAATGCCCAGATAAACCATGGGATATCCGACTTTACGATGACTGAACGGGATCTTGAAGTTGAAGAAAAGGATTATAAAACGCTTACTTCAACAGTTCTTATGATCGATATATCTCATTCCATGATATTATACGGGGAGGACCGGATCACTCCTGCAAAAAAGGTAGCAATGGCTCTTGCAGAGTTGATCAAAACGAAATACCCAAAGGACACCCTTGATATCGTAGTATTTGGCAATGACGCCTGGTCTATAACATTGAAAGACTTACCTTATCTCCAGGTTGGGCCTTATCATACCAACACCTATGCAGGTCTCGAACTGGCAACAGACATCTTAAGAAGAAGAAAGACCACCAACAAGCAGATCTTCATGATTACCGACGGCAAACCTACCTGCTTGAAGGAGGGCGCCAGATATTACAAGAACAGTATTGGTCTTGACCGCAAAGTGGTAAACAAGACGCTTAATATGGCCGCCCAATGTAAAAGGCTCAGGATTCCGATCACTACCTTTATGATTGCGCGCGATCCTTATCTTCAGCAATTCGTCCGGAAGTTTACCGAAATAAACGGCGGAAAGGCTTTTTATAGTTCGCTTAAGGGCTTAGGTGAATACATTTTTGAGGATTACATCAGGAACAGGAGAAGGACGGTGAGATAA
- a CDS encoding carbohydrate kinase family protein, translating into MHYAITFGEILWDNFKEGRKAGGAPMNVALHLHKQGIQSRLISSLGCDDDGKELLSFLQTQGMSTDLVQEHPSLPTGLVEVELDSKQQASYIIKEPVAWDEIKYTKELEQAVKDSDLLVFGSLASRNESSRNTLLKLIPLAKFRVFDMNLRPPHFNKETITQLMQHCNLLKINEDELAYLEGMCNLPQAPRRDNLLLLSSMLNIPLICVTLGDKGALVVSDNRLYEHQGFMVEVADTVGAGDAFLAAFISSLLQDLPIETVLERACAAGAIVASKAGANPDYSPEEIVNNSLKANKSD; encoded by the coding sequence ATGCACTATGCGATAACATTTGGCGAAATCCTTTGGGATAACTTTAAAGAAGGCAGAAAAGCAGGAGGCGCCCCGATGAACGTTGCCCTCCATCTGCACAAGCAGGGTATACAAAGCCGTCTGATCAGCAGCCTTGGCTGTGATGATGACGGAAAAGAACTCCTTTCCTTCCTCCAGACACAAGGTATGTCCACTGATTTAGTTCAGGAACATCCTTCCCTCCCAACCGGGCTGGTAGAAGTAGAACTCGACTCAAAGCAACAAGCAAGCTACATTATCAAAGAGCCGGTAGCCTGGGATGAAATAAAATATACCAAAGAACTTGAGCAGGCTGTCAAAGACTCAGATCTGCTGGTATTTGGAAGTCTTGCAAGCCGGAACGAATCTAGCCGGAATACGCTTCTGAAACTTATTCCTTTGGCTAAATTCCGGGTGTTCGATATGAACCTCAGGCCTCCTCATTTCAACAAGGAAACCATTACTCAGTTAATGCAGCATTGCAATCTGTTAAAAATTAACGAAGACGAACTCGCATATCTTGAAGGGATGTGCAACCTGCCCCAAGCACCCCGACGGGATAATTTATTACTGTTAAGCAGTATGTTAAATATTCCTTTGATATGTGTCACCCTCGGTGATAAAGGAGCCCTTGTGGTAAGCGACAACCGTTTATATGAACATCAGGGCTTCATGGTCGAAGTAGCTGATACGGTAGGCGCCGGAGACGCTTTTCTGGCTGCCTTCATCAGCAGCCTCCTGCAGGATCTGCCTATAGAGACCGTGCTCGAAAGGGCGTGCGCAGCCGGGGCCATTGTTGCGTCAAAAGCCGGAGCCAACCCCGACTACTCGCCTGAAGAGATTGTAAATAACAGTTTAAAGGCTAATAAATCTGATTAA